The nucleotide sequence taatatgtggttatattaaatatataaatatatatgtagccTATAATGAATGCCATtttatatatacacgtgtgtatGTGTAACCCACTAGTCTTACTgtacccaacccggtctgagctgggatcgaaccggcgttttttttttttttttttcatgggaatcggttgctctaacaaggaggctaaagacctcTAGTGTCTGTTGCCACTTGCCAGAGCAtctttgaggtcagaggagtgaagtttacGTGTATAGCatttcgctagctggcctccgttacactcaccccctaaacatAACTGCAGCCCTCACGTGTAACCCAcaatctttagcctccttgttagagcaactgactcccatacatAGAACTGCCGGTTCAATCTCAGCCCAGACCGGGTTGAGTGCAGTAAGACTAGTGggttacacacatatacagttgaagtcagaatcattaccccccctttgaattttcttttctttttaaaatatttcccaaatgatgtttaacagagcaatgaaatgttcacagtatgtctgataatattttttcttctggagaaagtcttgattgttttatttcgactagaattaaagcagttttttattttttaaaagccattttaaggtcaaaattattagcccctttaagctatatatttttttaatagtcattATACAcctacttgcctaattaccctaacctgcctagttaacttaattaacctagttaagcctttaaatgtcactttaagctgtatagaagtgtcttgaaaaatatctagtcaaatattatttactgtcatcatggcaaagataaaataaatcagttattagagatgagttattaaaactattatctttagtcttctctccgttaaacagaaattggggaaaaaaaataaacaggggggctaataattcaggggggggggggggctttatattatgtaatttttttttacatgtcacAATTCTGACTCCCTTCAGAACTCAGAATCTTCTTCTCCCCTTCAAAATTCAaggtttacatatttaatttcagattatgtactttaattttgattaattgtttACATATTGTGATTCAGATTATAGAATTGCAATTATTTTCCCCAACTGTTAGTTTATAGTCAGAATTGGATGATATAAACCAGCAATTGTGACTTATCTTGGAACTGCAAGTCAAGTTAACTTTATATTCATCAAAAGAATTGTCTACAATTTATCTACAATTGAATGTACAGTATAATAAGCAGAAGAaagacacaaaaaaacacacaaaaaactacaGTTTGTTTGCAAACTTTATAAATCTGAAGGCTTTTGGttgaaatacatattttaaaatgcatttaagcaATTCCtttgacattttataaaaaataatgccGTCGTGTTTCTCTGTGCACATTCTCAAAGCTTCAGACCTACATGTAGTATCTACCGTGTGACAAAACAGATTCCTTCACTTGTGCTCATAACTTAAACTACTTTAAGTGTTAAAGTACATTAACTTTGACATTTTCTGCAGCAATGTGCTTGTGTAGTAAAGAAACAGATTGCATATAAACATGGCCATGTGCTTTTAAGGAAAGGCCATTTGGGTGTTTGAGGCCTATTTAATGAATTTTATCCATTCAAAGGCCGCTGAACTAAATGAGAtgcaaaaaaacaactaaaatataaAAGAAGGCTTGTGTATATTCTTTCTGGATATTCTAGATTTTGGTTTTGAGATGTTAAGCTAAACATTCCTGGCAGAGATTTAGATTATCATGAGTCTGACATTATACAGATACACTAATGGAATGTTATTGATATGAAGATAAAGATTCCCAAAGAAAATACTTTCCCAATTTTCTCCAGTGGAGATTTTCACTTCTTGCCAGTTACTTCCCATAAAATATAGAAAGATAAATATTACGATAACAAATGTAActgatgctgtaaaaaaaataagggaGATTGTGCTCAGGGTTGCAATCCTGCATGATTTGTCATTTAGAGAAATGGCACCTCTGATCAACTTTTGGCATATGATTGTGATGCTCTGCAGCCGGGCCCTCATGTCCTGACCTGAAACTTCCCAGCTTTGGTGACATATTTCACACCCTTGAATGGTTTATACTTCTCTCCATACATGTCTAGACGATTCACCTTCAGTCCTGGGAAGCACAAGAGAGAGTCGAGTGAGCAGAATTGCATTTGCATActagatttaaaacaaaaacgcTGTTTTACATAATGCACAGTGAGATCTGCAAGTCTGGAAATTTCCCATGATGCTTAAAGTTTTACTCCAGACACACATTATGCTAGATCACCTAATCTGGTAGGTTTTACATAAACCAGATACCGTGTAATGAAATTCCAGGACATCTTTAACACATATTTCAGTTTTCCAGTGCTTCAATTTTAGATTTTTGATGAATATAAAGTTCACAAGTTAACATTCATTTGGAGCAATGAATATCTATGATTTTTTcagattcttaaagggatagttcacacaaaaatgttatTTTGGCCATTATTTCTTCATCCTTGACTTGTTCCTAACcagtttttttgttctgttgagcacaaaagaagttatttcgaagaatgttggaagctgggaactattgacttccatagtatttgcctTTCCTAATATGTCAATGTTttatcagtttccaacattcttcaaagtatcttcttttgtgttcaacagaaaaaaaaaaaccttaaactaATTTGGAACAAGTCTAGGATGAAGAAATaatgacagttttcatttttgcgtgaattttccctttaataataataaaaaagcatcgATTTTTCTGTTAGCGACTCCAAatataggtgacgcagtggcgcagtaggtagtgctgtcgcctcacagtaagaaggtcactggtttgagcctcggctagttcagttagcgtttctgtgtggagtttgcatgttctccctgcgtgcgcgtgggtttcctccgggtgctccagtttaccccacagtccaaagacatgctgtacaggtgaattgggaaggctaaattgtccatagtgtattagtgtgagtgagtttcccagagatgggttgcggctggaagggcatccgctgcgtaaaacatgtgctggataagttggcggttcgttgcgctgtggtgaccccggactaataaagggactaagccgaaaagaaaatgaatgttagcGACtccaaacataatataataataaattaagtagAGTGATGGCAGTTTACTGgcctttattttaataaagacaACATTTATTTATCACTAGCTTCTGCAGGCAATGAATAACTAGCAAAGCTGATAAAGGCCGACCTGAGATGGCTAACTGCTGGATTTTCAGGTCAATGTTCAGACTTGGGTTCTCTTCTGGTTTAGGAGCTCCAGACTGCAGACTTAGACTTCCTTTCAGATTGGGTTGCTTCTGGGTATTCTGAGGATTAAGTTTGCCTATATCCCACACCAAAATCTACAAGACAACAGTGCCAACTATTAAACAGCGGCTCAGGATAATCAACAGCAGAAACATATCTAGGATGACACTTCTAGTTACATTAACCATCAACTGGAAAGGAAGGAATTGGTTGATTCTGACCTTTGTAAGCGGGTCATATTTGTAGGTTCCCTGAGTGGCATTGAGGCTGGCGCTGAGAACCACTTTAGGCATGTGTATGGTCACCACCACACACTCCACAACTTTCCCCATGGTCTGCTTGGGGCTCACAGTGATGTCCAGTCTTCCTGAAGACCCGCTCTCAAAGAAACTGATGTTCTGCTTCACATAAACTGGGATTGCTACAAGACTGCACAAACACACGTGATGAATGTTCGGTAAGAACATCTTAATATTTAGATGCCTTCCTTAATCATTAATCTGCTCTTCTTACTTTTGTGCACTGATGTGATACGACATGAGCTGGAAGTTTCCATCAGGCGGAATGAAGGAAATGACTCTCTCACTTTCCCATCTCTTATAACGAACACACGGGTGGAAGCTCACATCATCCAGGAGTCTGGGGTTCTGCGGATGAAGGTCATACACACGTATTCATACTAcactattcaattcaagtttatttgtatagcgcttttcacaatagttatcattccaaagcagctttacacgAGATAGATGTTATTACTacattacagttcagttttaatatatatatatatatatattaactgtaTACTGTAGATTGTCtgttattaaatattgttattatgcaATTTGAAATGTCTCTGCACAAGACATTACTTCTAATAGACACATACATAAGAGTGTTAAAGAAACCTACATGAATGAGGTGTTTGATGATCAATAGAGTTAAACATAGTAGATAGAGTtagaattaaagggttagttcacccaaaaatgtaattccaactattaattattcaccctcacATTATTTCAAACCCCAGAGACCTtcgtttatcttcagaacacaaatgaggatattttagatgaaatcccagagctctctcatcctccatagacaacaagGGTCATGAGAGATTCAAAGTCCAGAAGaggaacaaaaacatttataatcacTTTATGTAATCAGACACTGCTGGTAATACATTGTACTGTGTGTAGTAAACGACCTCATTtcatttgtacagtttttttcGGCACACAAAGGTGTTCTTAGAGCTTCGTAGGATTACAGTTCAACCACTGGAGTCACAGGAAATGTTTCAAGAaagtttttggttgttttttttgggATTTTGAATGCCTCGGGAGCATCCAAAATCTCTTAATTTGATACACAAAGGTCTCTGGGGATTGGAAGGACAATGAAGATGAGtatttaataacagaattttatttcttttgggtgaactaaccctttgaaTGTAGAAAGTCGCCACTTTTAGATAGCATGTCATTACAAATTCAGTTCTCCTTCACATCCTTGCACTTGAATTGCCGCAAACTGAAGTAATTATGCCCTGTGTGTGTTGAGTATTTACATTAACACAGGTGTTTCAAGTGATAGAAAGATGAAAATTACTAGATGTTTAAAAGTATATTATATCTGAGCTTCCTTATCAGCAATAAACTCTGCTGTCATTAATGTTAACCAGACAACAAAACACAGAGAAATATCACTCACTGAATCACTTTTATTTCTTTAAGAATCAGTTCGTATTGATTGTGTGAATTGAATTCATACTGTCAAGTCTATgcagagttattcagttactgtaGTAGGGATGGATGCTCATAACAACCGTTTAACCGTTATCCGAAAGGGTGCAtttttaaccgattaatggtgtcagttaaatgataaaaatattataatatatacttttaaagtttggctgaataaggggccgatcacagtgAACGTGATTTTTGCgttcttttgaatggtttactaacagccGTGAGTGTTTTGCGGCACCATGCGTGCCTCGCATTTTTGCCATTGCTCGCTgtgtgctcgcagttgaaaaagtcaactctgagcagaaaagCCGTGTTACGTCACttacgtctttttcattcttcaatcaaatgaacgcAGTGAGGTTTCTGttgattaaatgcatattttctgtggagcgattgatttgaggtagcctgctatttttatttgatggaaacaaaaacaatgattggTCAAAGTAGCATATGCCAGTTCTTAAATAGGATTCAGttagtgttttcgttttgtaatcaaaattgtcatttaagtgaaaaatatctagggcatgagtagggccagacaaaatctgcggacattttttgctatttctgcagagaattttgtaaaaaaatctgcagatttatgcagaatgattttgggagtatcataactaaaaactttaatatataaaaataaaaaaataatagctttttaaactttatttaatgtttacaatgcaaattcatctagatccacttatttggtaaacaaagcaagtaacttatacagtatatctagtaaaagacagaaaatattactttacacactgtattgtaaataaatcaaaataacattttcatattagtcaatattattactgaaattaatttaaaaactggaaaaaaaaggttatacacatttacacaagtaaataaatagactcaatgatgggccaaaaatctgcagatttctgtgtgtgcagattccgtgtgggcctaatgactatttatttgattgttttttagtTTATACTGTTTTTCTATGCTGTAGGAAATGCTGCAGGTGCTTGAAGATGTGCTGTTGTTCTGATGTTCTGTATACTGttgttcacatgttaaaataaatgcaatattttaaaatgcaatatttaatgcatCAGACACAAAATAAGCACGtcaaaaatttgtttttattaaataagaatTTAATATGAATCTAACCAGATAACCGGTAATATTCGGTTAACAAGCTGTGGTTGTCGATTGGCAAAATGAACCGAAATGAGCATGCCTATTCTGTAGCCTTTCTTATGTTAATTAAACctattttagttactttttttgttcttttgaataacaaaaagaaaaaaataagattgGTATTATCATACAACATGAAATTTTACAAATATGCCACAATAATTGTCCCTCCATTAATGTCTTAGCATTTCAGTGTTACACTGAGCTATTAGTTAATAGTTAATAGCTATTAGTTAATGCTAAGGGGTTAATATTATATCATAAAAGCTGTATGTGTGAATTTAAAAGAAGTGAAGTGCATTTTAAAAACGTTTAGAGGGAGTGTAGCGCTTTATTGTTTGATCAAAATATGAAATCTTCAGATATCCATGAGCTGCACTCGGAGCTTTCATTAAATAAGAGTATAGATATAGACAAGACACTCAAATGTAGAAGGCAATCTGTCTGAATGTGATTAAACTCTCACCATAAATGAAAGAGTAAGGTCTGGCATTCCAGAGAGCTTCACACAAGCGTCAATAACTCCTTGGATTTCTGCGAAAACCGTAGTTCCTGAAATCAAAGAATACCCCAGCGTTAACCTTGAAACACCTGACAGAAAAAGATCAACTTTAATTCATTCTCACCAGACTTATCCAGGATGGCATCGATTTCCTCCACCACATCAAAGTAAGCTTCATTATTGGTATATTTCACTCCGGCTCTTCTCCACGGGATTGTGGAGAGTTGGCCAGTAGGAAGGGTTTCTCCAACATTACTGCTACCTGAAGATCATTGATACGTTAGATTCTCAACTTATCATGTGGATATTAATCAGTCAGGCTTGTGGTCGTCTCACCTGTGATAGTGTTGACCATTGTGCGCAGGATATTAGGAGGTCTGATGAGCTCTTTCAAGATGTTGGATTCTGTGGCAAGGGGGAAGCCGTTATCCAGCATTTCCTCCAGGAGCTCATAGACTATAACCATATTTTCCTTTATAGTCGTCTCAGAACATTCTCCAAAATAATCCTGCAAAATAACATCTTATTTAACCCATATTCTATGCAAAAAGAAGTTTAATGCATCATGCAGTAACTTTGAGTCTGTAAAATCTGTAACCGAAAGATTGTGCACACCAACACTGCATTTATACATATATCAGAAATACTATAAAATTGGAACTTTTCCAAGTAAAATTACACTTTAAGTTAAGTAATatcacactttatattaagtgaccttAACTATTAGGTACGAAcatcgaaacaaaacaaaaaagcacaatGTAGTACTTATCGTGTTCATATTTGTGTTGAACAACACTTATGGAGTTACTGAAGTGGGATACGGTTATgtttagggacaggtttggtggcatGGGTTGGTTTAAGGTTGAGTTCAGGTCACCagtgtcatttttaaatgcaattacaGATGTCATTACATGCAGATCATTTTGTAATTAGAAGTAAATTGTATAAACGTATGTAGATATTAGGTGCATTGtaccaaatgattcatttaaatgtaagtacataataattaaggccacttaatataagtTGGACACaattcaaaataacttttttttctattcaaatatattcaaaaatGGTATCAATTATTgtaatggcaaagctgaatttcagCAGCCTTTACTCCAATCTTTATAAtccacacgatccttcagaaaaagctttaatatttaataaaatcaacATTCTTTTCTCAACttttatcaatgttgaaaacagtcgtcttttatttaaaaataacattattatatttctACTAAAGACAgcaagaaaataaatatgattgggtatctaaaaaaatatcaagttaaacattaaacaaaggGTGCTCAGGGCtagtttaaataatgtgtcggtgctctttgggaaagggattcatcagaataaactgcaaaaataagtccaaggcactcgaaaagtgtggaaaaatattaaaaagcctttattgaatattaaaaagcCTTCCTTTGTTTTAAGGAATAGTATGGAGACCTGAAAGGAACGTGATAGTGGGGGTGGGGGGGATAGGTGGAAGGAAAAAAAATGAGTGGAAGGGGATAAAATATTGGAGGTTGGAAgtcatatttttttaagttttgacgTTATCTCACAAATATGTTTTGCGAGGGAACACTAAAATGTTTTacgttccctcgcaaaactgttgtttGACAAACACTTTCTGTTCAcatcatacatgtcaaccctcccatttttgctGATATTcttctgtattttaccattctatcctgcGATCAGAAATAAAACGAgtttcatttgctgctcttcacttgtttgataacagaggtgtcactttaaatggtgtgtacagaagctgatctgggcgtccttcagtcagcgcttatatatgcattcactgattcagaggttgcatattaAGGGtgatgatcgacgcacagctttaatggaaagaaagtgaatgcagacatttttagatttatttcaacgtgctttcaagattaaacaTATATGAGAAATataggaaaatacttaatgataggctGATAAtcggatagaatggtaaaatacgggagaatcctggcaaaaactggagggttgacatgtatgaagtaaacaggaagtgtttgtggaaaaacacaaaaacttaaaaatatatattttcctatcactctgttttttttcttccacccatttcccccccaccatcacgtcccttgcAGATATCCAAAGAATAGCCGTGTcattaaaggctttttaaaatttCCCACACTTTTCCCACaccaagtgccttggactgatttttgctgtttattaatatgTAAAGTTCATAAGTATTTTTCTGCCtttcttgtaaaaaaatatttaaatacaatgataagaataattatattttaaatgtagaatTTTTTGGATAGTTGTGCAAGTCATTTATGTCATATCTGCAGTATAACACATGCCTATTTGCCTTTTTTAGGGGGCTTACATTTAGTTTTATTGCATTTTGACCAATATTTTGCCTGTCAATTCCCCAGTTTAGGTGCGTTGAGAATATGCAACACTATTTGAAATATTATAAGAACTTAATTTTAATGCAGACATTAGTGCTGTCACTATGAGTTCAAATGTCACATTCATCATGCTGGAAATGCCCTTTGACTTgtattttctttactgtaatgtTTGTTGATACCTGAAAAGTCTCTGCAACTCGATGCAAAAATTCTATTACAAACAGCGGAGGCACTTCAGTTTGGATGACCGAGACGAAGAAGATCTTATCACGGTAGATGTTTATGAGATAGTGATGAGGGGTGCGGATGACAGGAGGCACATTGTCCGGTTCCCCTGCCTTCTCTCGTGCTTCGAAGAAATAATCGCAGACGGAGCGGCTTATGACACTCTTCCAGTGTTTCTCCAGGAATAAATCCCCAACATTGTTTATCAGGAACAGGCTGTGAATCATGATGAGGGCTGGAAGTCAACAGGACGAAAACAAGACAGTGAGAACAAGAGTCACGGGGCTAACATCAGGTATGAGTTACCATTGTTTGGAAAGAAGATGCCCAGTGTGTTATGACACAGATTGttcaaattaaatacaaaagagaaaataaagcATTTTGAGAAAATAAGGGTCAATTAAGCCATATACCATAATAACAATatgtgaattagggctgcacgacattGGACAAAAAccgatattgcaatatttagtttgtcTGTGATGTGAATATCGACAGATCTGCACAAGATCACATATAACTCAATTTAGaatgaattcatatttttacatgttgtgcagttttacatttattattgtacaaatacaaattaattttatgtttttctgtGGAATCTAACAGTATAGAGGTACAAGAAATTGtgtaataatagataaaataacaCTATATTGTAGAGTCTTcatagtttaaataattaaatacaattaatttagttttctttacCTTTATAAAC is from Danio aesculapii chromosome 13, fDanAes4.1, whole genome shotgun sequence and encodes:
- the ap3m1 gene encoding AP-3 complex subunit mu-1: MIHSLFLINNVGDLFLEKHWKSVISRSVCDYFFEAREKAGEPDNVPPVIRTPHHYLINIYRDKIFFVSVIQTEVPPLFVIEFLHRVAETFQDYFGECSETTIKENMVIVYELLEEMLDNGFPLATESNILKELIRPPNILRTMVNTITGSSNVGETLPTGQLSTIPWRRAGVKYTNNEAYFDVVEEIDAILDKSGTTVFAEIQGVIDACVKLSGMPDLTLSFMNPRLLDDVSFHPCVRYKRWESERVISFIPPDGNFQLMSYHISAQNLVAIPVYVKQNISFFESGSSGRLDITVSPKQTMGKVVECVVVTIHMPKVVLSASLNATQGTYKYDPLTKILVWDIGKLNPQNTQKQPNLKGSLSLQSGAPKPEENPSLNIDLKIQQLAISGLKVNRLDMYGEKYKPFKGVKYVTKAGKFQVRT